Part of the Tetragenococcus koreensis genome, ACTGGACACCGGATAGTCTAAAAGCAATGAACAAGGTGCAAGCAATGCGTCAAGCAGGACAAAACTGCTACTTTACCATGGATGCTGGGCCTAATGTAAAGGTACTTTGCCAAAAAAAAGACAGTGAAACGATCTATCGTGAATTACAAAAAGATTTTCCTTCCCACCAGCTGATCATGGCCCATGCAGGAAAAGGAATTGAAACTTTAGAAATGGAAGTGGCAAAATGATTGAAGTATCCACCCCAGGAAAATTGTATATTGCAGGTGAATACGCCGTCGTCGAACCAGGTCATCCTGCCATCCTCGCAGCTGTCGATCAATTTATTAATGTGACCATCGAAAACGCAACTGAAAATGGCAGCATTCAATCTCAACAATATAGTGATCTTCCGATACGTTGGACCAGAAGAAACGGTGAACTGGTCTTAGACCATCGGGAAAATCCTTTTCACTACATTTTGGCTGCTATCCGCCTAACTGAACGCTATGCCAAAGAGCAAGGTACTCTATTGAGCTTTTATCATCTAAAAGTTACTAGTGAATTGGATAATTCTAGTGGGCGCAAATACGGATTAGGTTCAAGCGGAGCTGTTACGGTAGGTACTGTTAAAGCTCTTAATTTATTCTACGATTTGCAATTGGATCCATTAATGCAATTTAAAATTGCTGCTTTAGCCCATTTAGCTGTTCAAGGAAACGGTTCTTGCGGGGATATTGCTGCTAGTTGTTTTGGCGGCTGGCTAGCTTTTTCGACTTTTGACCACGAATGGGTAAAAGAAAAACAAGATAAGTGGCAAATTAGTGATCTATTGGAAAGTGATTGGCCAAAACTTTCCATTCAACCGTTGCAATCGCCAAAAAATATGCGTTTATTAATTGGTTGGACAGGCAGTCCAGCCTCTACCTCCGATTTAGTCGACCAAGTGAATCGATCCAAAGAAGATAAAGACGATACCCAAAAAAATTATGAACAATTTTTAGCAGATAGTAATCGTTGCGTAGAAGATATGATTGACGGCTTTACGGATGATAATGTTGCAAAAATAAAAAAAATGATTACAAAAAATCGCCAATTATTAAAAAACCTCTCTAAAGCAACTAACGTCGTCATCGAAACACCTGCTTTAAAACAACTTTGTGATTTAGCTGAAGCTTGTGGCGGAGCATCAAAGTCTTCTGGAGCCGGTGGTGGTGATTGTGGGATTGTGATCGCTGACCAAAAAACCGGGATTTTACCTTTAATGAGCAAATGGGAAAAAGCCGATATTATTCCTTTACCCTTACATGTTTACCATTATCGAGGAGGTATAAAATGAATCGTAAAGATGAACACGTTTCTCTTGCCAAAGCATTTCACAAACCACATCTCAGTGATTTCGATGAAATAAAGATTGTTCATCAATCACTTACTTCAAATCGTTTGAGTGATGTATCTATCAGTACTGAACTGTTTAATCGAAGTTTCTCTAGTCCCTTTTTTATCAATGCCATGACAGGTGGTAGCCCGAAAACAAAAAAAATCAATCAACAATTAGCTGTAATCGCTAGAGAAACCGGTTTGATGATGGCCACAGGTTCAGTTTCTACTGCCCTAAAAAGCCCTGAAACCAAAGATTCTTTTTCGACCGTTAGAAAAGAATTCCCCGAAGGATTCTTATTAGCAAATGTGGGAGCGGGCACTTCTTTAGAAAATGCGCAGCGGGCCGTAGACCTTTTTCAAGCTGATGCTTTACAAATTCATTTGAACACCCCTCAAGAACTTGTGATGCCTGAAGGGGACCGTGATTTTACTGACTGGTTACCTTTGCTAGAAAAAATCGTACAACATAGTGAAGTTCCAGTTATTGTAAAAGAAGTGGGCTTTGGTATGACACGAGAAACGATCACACAAATTTTAGCCACAGGAGTACAAACAATCGATGTCGCTGGTAGCGGTGGAACCAGTTTTACTCAAATTGAAAACGCGCGGCGCAAAAAACGCGAATTTAGTTACCTAGATCAATTTGGACAAACTACCGTAGAATCTTTGCTAGAAGCAAACGAAGTTACCACAGCTTTTAACTTGATTGCTTCTGGAGGCATCCGCAACGCCTTCGATATTTTTAAATCACTTTGTTTGGGCGCTAAAATGGTTGGTATTTCCGGTACGTTTTTGAATTACCTCTTAACAAATGGCAGTCAAGCAACTATCGAATTAATCGAACAATGGAAAAATGAATTACAGACGCTTTATACTATGTGTGGTGCGTTAAAAACTACTGATTTAACAACCGTGCCTCTAGTATTGGCTGGAAAACCTAAAAACTGGTGCCAAGCAAGAAATATTGATGAAAAAAAATATAGTATGCGCAAGTCTGTATGATCTGACTCATTAAGTTTGATCATGCAGACTTATTTTATATCCGTTAACCTTTTTTATCGAAGCACAAAAAAAGACTAGTAACAAACTAGCCTTAAATTCAAGATTCAATTATTTAAAATTATTCTTGCGATTCGTCTTTATCTTCTTGAGAACTATCATCAGAGTTTCTATCTTCAGAATGTTCTGGTGTGTTATCAGTAGTAGGCACTGAACCACTTTGTGCCGTTTCCTCTGTATAGGTTGGTTTTACTGTGCGAATTGACGCACGATCAAATTCAAGGAAGATTCCTTCACAATCAAGCGTGACTGTTTTTTTATCCTCATCAATTTCCGAAACCACACCATGCAATCCGCCAATTGTTACCACTTGGTTTCCAGGACGCATACTATCCAATACATCTTGACGCTTTTTCTGTTGTTTCTTTTGTGAACGCTGCATAAAGTACATCAAAATGATGATAGGTACCAGCATTATAAGTATTTCCATTAATTTTTCACCTCAGCTTTTATCGTTTCACTCTATACTGTATCAGAAGCCAGTATATTTCACTAGTATTTTTCTAGAAAGTTAGAAATTTTTCGCATTTTCTTCATTAAATCCATACTCTTCAAAAAATTGTTCACGAAATTCCAGTAGTTGATCATCTCTAATGGCTTGACGAACTTGTTCCATCAAATGTAATAAGAAATGAAGATTGTGATAAGTTGTCAATCGAATACCAAAAGTTTCATCACATTTCAGTAAATGGCGGACATAAGCACGCGTGTAGTTACGACATGTATAGCAATTACATTGTTCATCAATCGGTCGGAAGTCGCGCGCAAATTTGGCGTTTTTTACTACTAAACGTCCCTTTGAAGTCATACAAGTTCCGTTGCGCGCAATCCTTGTCGGTAATACACAGTCAAACATATCAACACCACGAATCGCGCCGTCAATTAAAGAATCCGCTGCGCCAACACCCATCAAATAGCGCGGTTTGTTTTCAGGTATCAACGGTGTCGTGTATTCTAACATCCGATTCATTTCAGCTTTTGGTTCACCAACAGAAAGTCCACCAATTGAATAGCCAGGAAAGTCTAAACTAACTAAATCTTTTGCACTTTGTTTACGTAGATCTTTATGCCCTGCTCCTTGAACGATTCCAAACAACCCCTGCATTTCAGGATTAGCATGGGCTTTTAAGCCTCTTTCAGCCCAACGCGTAGTCCGTTCAATTGAATTTTTTACATAATCATAACTTTCATCATAAGGCGGACATTCATCAAGACTCATCATGATATCTGATCCTAATTTATTTTGAATATCGATCGCTTTTTCCGGAGATAAAAACATTTTTGAACCATTAATATGATTCCGAAAATGCACGCCCGCTTCTTCGATATTACGCATATCTGCCAAAGAAAATACTTGAAAACCACCAGAATCAGTCAAAATCGGTTGATCCCAATTCATAAATTTATGCAGTCCGCCAGCTTCAGCAACAATATCCTCGCCCGGTCGCAACCATAAATGATAGGTGTTACTTAAAATGACCCCCGCACCCATTTCTTTTAATTCTTCAGGTGACATCGTTTTTACTGTAGCAAGTGTTCCCACGGGCATAAACATAGGTGTAGGAAAAGTACCATGGGGAGTAATTAACTCACCTAACCGAGCACCGGTATGTTTTTCTTTTTTGATTAAGCGATATTGAATGGCGGGTTGTGTCATTGTTTCGTCCTACTTTCTTCTTTTTATGAATTAGCCAAAATATGCGTAACTTTCATTAAATAAAGTTTACGTACCATCCTTTATCATAAAGGGAAAATCGCGATTTTGCAATAACCAATATTAATGGAATCTTTTGCGCTGCTTCATTTTTTTCGTAAAAAAGATAAAAAAAGAAATAAAAAGAAGAAAACCCACGTTTTTTCCCATTTTAATAAGGAAAAATAAACGTTTTCTTTTTTTCTTGAACAGTCTTTCTTTAAAAAAGAGCGCACGAAAGACACGGGTAAAAATACACCGTGTTTTTTTATGATGGCGAGAGTTACGCCGCGGGTCGTTTTTCTTGGGCTAAGGCGCGTTTTTTCTTCGCTAACATCAAGCAAAATGTGGTGGTCACATGCAATTTCATTTTCGCTAAGCCCCGTATCCGATGATCTTCAAAGAGATAATCGCGGTCGATCCGGCCGTTAACCCGTTCCACGGCGGAGCGCTCGTTATAATAACGTTGAAATTTTTTCGAATCCCGCCCGATCAAGTTAAAGACCCGTGGATCTTCGGCGCGTGGAATCGAAACCCGATGAATCCCCGCCCCATTTTTCGGATGCGTTTCATAACGAAGGGTGTCCGAAGCGGCATGATACCCCTTGTATTGCGCTCGGATAAGCTTTCCTCGATGGCTCACATAATAAACTTCACCTTTATAAGTATAAACGAAGTCGGTATCTTGATATTGTCGGGTGCTTTCTCCTTGCCAATGATTTACGATATCGATGATCGGCTTCATCCCTCGATCTTCAATGATCTCGCGTAATTTTCCTCCGTCATAGCCTTTATCTGCGGATAAATGGTCGCAACGTTCCGCCAGCCAGGAAGGCATTTGGGCCACCATTTCCTTAGCCACCGTTTTTTCCCCATTCGCCGCGGGTGTTACTCGAAATAAAAGGGGCAACTCATATCTGGCATCGGCGATTAGATGCACGCGATAACCATAAAACCAAGCGGATTTTGTTTGGATTTTCCCTTCTTTTGTCGTAGAGGTATAAGACTTTTGGGTATAATTGGCATCGTGATCTCGGCGCCCCTCGCATTTTTTCTTTTTTGGCGGTCTTTGGGCATAGGCTTCAATAATTTTGCCATCCAAAGCTAAGCTTTCGCCGAGGTCGGAGAGCGCTTCTTGTAGCTCCTCGGTCATATGGGCAAATAGGGCGTCGAGCAGGTCTTGAACATCGATCAGTCGCCTTTGAAATCGTGTGAAAGCTGAAGGACTAGGAGCTAAACTTTTGCGGCCGTTTTTTCGATTGTAGCGTGGTTCAAGATGACAAGCATGACGTAAAAAAGGATTCCGCTCAAGTTCATTGATTAACTCCGTGGGCCCTTGATGATGGAAGACAAACATCGCAATCCAGCAGCGAAACATCGCTTCGTTCGGCCAATCATCGCGACCGCTCGCACGTCGGTCATCTAATTCCTGGATCAAGTGCTGGTAAGGGATCTGATTTAATAGAGCTTCAAACTCTTGAAGCGGTCCGCAATCAAAATCTTCAAATAAGTTGATATTGTATGGTACAATAGTTTCAGAATTCATAAGAAAAGCCTCCTATTTAGTTTTGTCGTTACTACTATTATAGTGGAAATCGCTCGATTTGTCGGCTTTTCTTATGATTCTTTTTTCTATTTTCATTTATACCGTGAAATTCTAAAAAAATAGAAATCGGAAAGGCCAAATCCTCATTTCATAGGGTTTTACCTTCCGATTTCTTTTTTATTACAATCGTTAATCCTTGTAAGACAAGGACTTTCAACATCGCGATTTATTCTTAATGAGACCTTTCTAGTTTTTCTTTTTAGTTACCTTTGGTATACTAATTGTAAATTAAGGTAACTAACCTTATATGTAGAGGAGTATATATATGAAATCAAATGCGGAAATACGTGCAGAAGCTAGAAAAATGTTGAAAGGGCGTTGGAAAGAAAGTGTGCTAATGAACTTAGTACCTGTTTTAATCACGATTGTTATTGCTGCAATTATCCTAATTCCTGCTATACTATTTCTTGGTCAAAACGTCCAAATTATGAATGATTCCGGTACGTATTACACCAATTATTCTACAGGTTCGAATGGCTCTACCGGCGGTTCTAGCGGATTCATTTCAGGCTTGATCACTACTTTTTTCACAGTTGCCATTAGTTGGACTTTTTTAGATGTTTTACGTGGTAAAAAAATAGTCATTCAACCATTTAAAGATGTTTTCCGTACCTTCCGTGCTCCTTATGCTTTAGCAGTCCTTGTTATTTATCTGTTGACGGCAATTTTCCAATTTCTGTGGTCCTTGTTACTCGTCATCCCAGGAGTTATTAAGGGGTATTCTTATTCACAAAGTTATTATATTTATTATGACACCTATGAAGAAACCGGACAAACCCCTCGTTATCTTGATTCAATCACTGCTAGTCGTCATTTAATGGATGGTTTTAAAGCAAAATTATTCTTCTTGGATTTAAGTTTTATCGGCTGGCACATTCTTTGTCTTCTTACTTTTGGAATTGGTTATCTATGGCTAATGCCGTATATCTATGCTACAAAAGCAGCCTTTTATAATAATTTACCTAAAGAATAAACAAACCTAATACAAAAAATAAGATCGCACTTCGTAAAAAAAGTGCGATCTTATTTTTTTCATTTTTAATCATTGAAACATCAAAACCTTCCTCAGAAGTATTAAGATGGAGAATAAAAAGTAATGTTTGTTCGCAGGTTGAATGTGCAGCCCAAAAAGAAAAGTACTATTCACTCAGCCTTGAACAAACAGCAAAGACAAAAATGCCCTCAAAAATAACAGTATTTGATAAACGTGAAGGTATTTGATTCTAATTTTCTTATTTAACAAACATCGCGTCGCCAAAGCTAAAGAAACGGTACCTTTCTTCAACGGCGTGTTGATAAGCTGTTAAAATATTGTCGCGGCCCGCAAAGGCGCTAACCATCATTACAAGAGTTGATTTAGGCAAGTGGAAATTTGTCGAAAAAGCATCAACGATTTTCCATTGGTAGCCTGGTGTGATAAAAATATCTGTCCAACCACTATCTGCTTTGATCTTACCCTCAAATTTTGTACCAATCGTTTCAAGTGTACGAATGGATGTGGTTCCTACAGCAACAATTCTGCCACCTTCATTTTTTACTTGATTCAAACGTTCTGCCGAATCTTCAGTCAGACGATAAAATTCACTATGCATATCGTGATCTTCAATATTTTCTACGCTAACAGGTCGAAAGGTCCCTAAACCAACATGCAGCGTTAGATATACCAATTCGATTCCTTTTTCTTGGATCTTATTTAACAGTTCTTCAGTAAAGTGTAACCCCGCTGTTGGAGCTGCAGCAGAGCCATTTTCCTTGGCATAAACCGTTTGATAACGCTCTGGGTCATCCAATTTCTTTTTAATATATGGTGGCAAAGGCATTTCACCTAAAGCTTCCAAATTTTCTAAAAAGATCCCTTCATAGCTAAAACGAATCATTCGTCCACCATGTTCAAGCTCTTCTTCCACTACCGCTTTTAAGCGTCCATCGCCAAAGCTAATTTTGGTTCCCGCTTTAGCCCGTTTAGCCGGCTTAACTAGAGTTTCCCAAACGTCACCTTCAGTATTGTTTAATAATAATACCTCAAGATGTCCGCCAGTGTCCTCTTTTTGTCCATACAAACGAGCAGGCAAGACTCGTGTATCGTTCATCACTAGGGCGTCGCCTGGATGTAATTCGTCGATAATATCATAAAAATGTTTGTCTTGCATTTTTCCAGTTTTTGAATCTAATACTAATAAACGTGAACTTGAACGATCTGTTAATGGCGTTTGCGCAATTAACTCTTCGGGCAAGTCAAAATCAAAATCTTCTGTGGTTAACATTATTTTCACTCTTTTCTAAACAATCTGTTACATATTTTAGCACTTTTTTTCATTGCTTCAAAGGTAACTGATTTTCGTAATAAAAGCTGTGTTATAATAAAGCTATAGCGTTCCTCTATAACAGCTAACAAAGTGGTTCATAGCGCTTAAAAAAAATTTTCTAATTTAAAAGAAGCGATTACTTATGGAACCATGGCTTCATCATTGACTGTGCTAAGTAGGATGCTCAACCTGTAACCCCTTATAAAAATGAAATATCTGGATAAGACAATTCACAAAAGAGAAAGCAAACATAATATTAATAAATAAGTTACCGTAAAGCGCTTTCTTTGAATTGTTTTCATTATTCAAAGCTTGCATATTTACTTACTATATATAAGCCTTTGACAAATTATTTAGTATTATTAACTATTTTTCGTTCGTAAATTATTCCACTTGATCCCTTATATAACGCTAAATGTTTGCTTTTTTGAGTTTAACTGTTGTATTTTTTTCATTTTTTATGCATACTATATATATAATAGCCGGAACAAATAAAAAAGTTTGAGGGTGGAAAATTTGATTGAATTTCAAGATGTATCAAAAATCTATAAAGGCGGAAAAAAAGCGGTCGACGATATCTCCTTTACCGTTGAAACAGGAGAAATGGTTTGTTTGATTGGGACAAGCGGAAGCGGGAAAACAACCTGTATGCGAATGGTCAATCGTATGACTGACCCGACTAAAGGGAAAATTTTGATCGACAGTCAAAATATCACTGATATTAATCCTGTAGAGTTACGACGCAGAATCGGCTATGTGATCCAAAATATCGGACTGATGCCTCATATGACAATTCGCGATAACATTACTGTTGTCCCCAAACTACTAAAAACGCCACAAGAGGAACGAAAAAAAACGGCAGAGCGTTTGATTAATTTGGTAGAGATGCCCGAGGAAATGTTAGATCGTTACCCGAATGAATTATCAGGTGGGCAACAACAAAGAATTGGTGTGATCCGTGCATTAGCCGCGGATCAAGATATTATTTTAATGGATGAACCGTTCGGTGCGTTAGATCCGATTACCCGTGATTCTTTGCAAGATTTAATCAAAGATTTGAATAAACGGTTGGAAAAAACCATTATCTTTGTCACACACGATATGGACGAAGCGTTAAAATTAGCCGATCATGTCGCCATCATGAGTGAAGGAAAAGTCATTCAGTATGATACGCCAGAAAATATTTTACAACATCCGGCCAATGACTTTGTAGAAGAATTGATCGGAGAAGACCGTCTCATGCAAGCACAGCCTGATAATACGTTGGTTAAAGATGTGATGACCACAGCAGTGACCATTACTTCAGAAAAATCCTTGCAAGAAGCCATTACATTGATGCGTGAAAAACGAGTGGATACCTTATTGGTTACCGACAATCGGGAAATTTTAAAAGGATTCATCGATATCGAATCGATCAATCAAAAAAGTGATCAGACCACCAGCGTGGGCGATATCATAAAAACCGAGGTTTCCTCTGTGAAAGAAGATACACTTTTACGTAATACCTTACAGCGCATTTTAAAACGTGGATTGAAATACGTCCCTGTCGTAGATAATAAACAGCGCGTCGTCGGTATTTTAACACGCGCTTCCTTAGTGGATATTGTTTACGATGTATTATGGGGAGAAGAACAATCCATTCGAGAGGCTGTCGAGTCATTTAAGCCAGAAGAAACTAAGGAGGTCTAGATTATGCAAGCCTTCTTTTCAGAGTATGGTTCACAATTAATGAGTAATTTACTGGAACACATTGTCATTTCATTTATGGCCCTTCTTTTAGGGGCAGTCGTTGCGATCCCTTTAGGCGTTTTATTGACAAGAACAAACAAAATCGCCGGTATCGTAATCAGTACGGCCAGTGCCTTACAAACGATCCCGGCACTCGCTCTGCTTACCTTAATGATCCCATTTTTGGGCGTCGGGCGTGCCCCTGCGATCGTTGCATTATTTATTTATTCCCTACTGCCGATTTTACGTAATACTTATATTGGCATGCAAAATGTTGATCCCAATATTGTCGATGTTGCCAAAGGAATGGGCATGACCAATCTTCAATCAATTAGAAGTGTTGAATTACCGATTGCAGTTCCTACGATCATGGCAGGTGTACGTTTAGCCGCCACTTATGTAATTGCTTGGGCCACACTTGCTTCTTATATCGGTGCCGGGGGTTTAGGGGTTCTCATCTTTAGTGGTTTGGACAACTATCAACCCGAATTGATTATCGGCGGTACGATTCCAGCGATTTTACTGGCGTTAATCGCCGATTACTTACTAGAAAAATTAGAAACATTCCTTACTCCAATTTCTTTAAGGGGGGAAAGTGAACAATGAAAAAAATAAAACATTTCCTTTTATTTTTAGGCGGGCTGCTTTTACTAGCCGGTTGTTCTTTCCCTGGTCTAGCATCAAACCAATCTGACGATACAATCGCTATTACAGGCGGGATTACGACCGAAATGCAGATTATGGGTAGTATGGTTGCAGGAATGATCGAACATTATACGGATAAACAAACGACTGTGATCAATAACTTAGGAACGACCAATATTACCCACGAAGCAATGATGAATGGTGACGCAGATGTTTCAGCTATCCGCTATACCGGAACAGATATTGCATCTACGCTACTTTTACCGCCGGAAAAAGATCCTGCTAAGGCATTAGAAGTTGTAAAAAAAGAATTTAAAGAACGTTACAACCAAGAGTGGATGGATTCCTTTGGCTTTGATAACACTTATGTTTTCTTAGTACGTAAAGATACAGCAGAAGAATATAACTTAGAGACAGTGAGCGATTTAGAAGCTGTTGCCGACGAATTAACAGTAGGAGCTGACCGCGCTTGGATGACCCGTGAAGGGGATGGATACCCAGGTTTTACAGAAGAATACGGTTTTGAATTTGATTCGATCATGCCTATGCAGATTGGTTTGGTCTATGATGCTGTAGCCGCACATCGGATGGATGCGGTATTAGGGTACTCAACAGATGGTCGGATCGCCAGTTATGGTCTAGTGATGTTAGAAGATGATCGTCAATTCTTTCCACCATATGACGCCTCTCCTATCATCAAAGGCGAATTGGCCGAAAGAGAACCCGAAGTAAAAGAAGCGATCGACCGCTTAGCGGGCACGATTGATACAGAGACGATGCAAGAATTAAATTACGAGTCGGACAATAACTTAGTCGAACCATCAATTGTAGCTGAACGTTTCTTACAAGAAAATAATTATTTTGAAGATGAGGAGTGATAGAAGATGGATATGAGTCAAATGAATCTAATGCAGCAATTTGTTTATTACTTTCAAGAAAACGGGAGTTACGTTTTTTCTCAATTTGTTCGTCACTTCTTAATCTCGCTTTATGGCGTGATATTCGCTGCCATCATCGGCATTCCGATTGGCATTATGATCTCAAAGCGAAAGACATTAGCTAGCTGGGTGGTTCGGGTTGCAAATGTTATCCAAACTGTCCCTGCCTTGGCAATGATCTCCATCCTAATGTTTGCCTTTGGGTTGGGCGTCAATGTGGTTATTATCACCGTATTTTTATATTCATTGTTACCGATTATTAAGAATACGTACACGGGCATGACCCAAGTAGATAAGAATGCCTTAGACGTAGGGAAAGGAATGGGCATGACGGCCTGGCAACGCCTTTATATGATCGAATTGCCCTTATCTATTTCTGTGATCATGGCCGGCGTTCGAAATGCTTTAGTGCTTGCCATTGGGATTACCGCGATTGGTACTTTCGTGGGCGCGGGTGGATTAGGAGATATCATTGTCCGTGGGACCAACGCGACAGATGGCGCTGCGATTATTCTAGCGGGGGCTTTACCCACCGCTTTAATGTCCATTGTAACTGATTGGCTGTTAGGGTTGATTGAGCATCAATTAGACCCATCGAGTCGTACCAGCAGAAGCTAAAGGCGTCTAAAAATTATTTGTTTAAATAAATGAGAAAGGGACCAAACGGAAATTATCGTTTGGTCCTTTTTATATTTGAATATGGATCATTCTTAGATTAATAAGTCAGAACTTTGACTATTTTTTCAAGTGATAACTATAGGTACTAACAATAATATGTTGTCGCCAAGAAAGTCGAAATTGTAAGCGTAAATTCGTTTGGTTGTGTAAGATATTTTGCCAGCGATGCCTTGGGACAAATTGAGAAATGATAACCGTTGTTGTATGGTCTTGCTTTCTAGCTTCTTTACTAACCAAATCTACATATCGAATAACAGGATTTTCAATCGAACGGTATGACGTTCGTACAGCAGTAAAATGGACACCAGGAAAAAGGTTTTTAAATTCATTCTCGATTTGCTTTTCTTTTTGTGCATCTTCTTCCAACGATACATGCATCGCAATCACTGTATCTCCAATAGAACGTGCATAGTCTAAAGCGCCAATATTTACTTTTGTCACATTTCCTACTAAAACAATCACTGTGTTCCCTTTATATTTGTGTAGTTTTACCGCCTCTTCTACTCGTAACTGTTCAGAGACGTTTTGATAATGGTCATGGATTTTATAAAAAATGAAGAGTAGTACAGGCATAATGATAAAAAATGGCCAGATATCATCCAAACGATAGACAAATAAAATGACAATAATAGCAAATGAAATGAACGCGCCCACAATATTTGCAAATGATTTTTTCAACCATGAAATCTTCTCATTATACCATTTAACAACCATTCCTGACTGAGATAAAGCAAAAGGAATAAAGACTCCAATTGAATACAGTGGGATTAGTCGCTCCGTTGATCCTTGGAAAATAAACAATAGTACAATAGAACCTGCTGCTAAAGTTATAATCCCATTAGAATACCCTAAACGGTCGCCTCGATCCTGATACATATGAGGCATAAATTTATCTTTAGCTAAGTTGTAAGCCAAAACTGGAAAAGCTGAAAAGCCCGTGTTAGCAGCGACGGCTAAAATAAAAGCTGTTGCAAACTGTAACAGATAGTAAAGAAAACCATGTCCAAAAACGGCCTCACCAATTTGTGATAACACAGTCACTTCTTTTTCAGGCACAATTCCATACCAATAGTTAATAAAGGTAATTCCGACAAAGAAAAAACCTAAAATCATCGCCATAATGGCTAAGGTAGCTGCAGCATTTTTAGCACGCGGTTTTTTGAAAAAAGGAACTGCATTACTAATCGCTTCCACTCCTGTTAAAGAAGAAGAGCCAGAAGAAAAAGCACGCAAAATCAAAGCTAAAGAGATACCTGAAATTGCAGTTCCCGGAACAGCGGTTGCATTAAGTGGAACTATACCAGCAGTGATTTTAAATAACCCTACAAAGATTAAAGCAATAATTATAACGATGAAAGTATATACAGGAATCATCAAAAAACTAGCCGATTCTCTAAGACCGCGTAAATTCACCATCATAATCAGTAAGACAATCACAGCAGAAATGCCTACTTGATGACCGTATAAAGCTGGAATAGCTGATATAATCGCTTCAGCGCCAGCAGAGACAGATACAGCAACCGTTAACATATAGTCAATTAATAATGAACCTCCTGCGACAAGCCCCGCTTTTTCACCAAGGTTCTCGCTACTAACAACATAGGCGCCACCACCATGAGGATACGCATGAATAATTTGCCTATAAGACAATGTTAAAGAAACTAATAAAATAATTACAAAAGCAGCAATTGGCAGTGAATACCAAATCGCAGCAACTGAAAGTGTGA contains:
- a CDS encoding APC family permease; its protein translation is MKHLKRLLVGKPLKSEENDEQSLSKFAALALLSSDALSSIAYGTEQIVVVLVTLSVAAIWYSLPIAAFVIILLVSLTLSYRQIIHAYPHGGGAYVVSSENLGEKAGLVAGGSLLIDYMLTVAVSVSAGAEAIISAIPALYGHQVGISAVIVLLIMMVNLRGLRESASFLMIPVYTFIVIIIALIFVGLFKITAGIVPLNATAVPGTAISGISLALILRAFSSGSSSLTGVEAISNAVPFFKKPRAKNAAATLAIMAMILGFFFVGITFINYWYGIVPEKEVTVLSQIGEAVFGHGFLYYLLQFATAFILAVAANTGFSAFPVLAYNLAKDKFMPHMYQDRGDRLGYSNGIITLAAGSIVLLFIFQGSTERLIPLYSIGVFIPFALSQSGMVVKWYNEKISWLKKSFANIVGAFISFAIIVILFVYRLDDIWPFFIIMPVLLFIFYKIHDHYQNVSEQLRVEEAVKLHKYKGNTVIVLVGNVTKVNIGALDYARSIGDTVIAMHVSLEEDAQKEKQIENEFKNLFPGVHFTAVRTSYRSIENPVIRYVDLVSKEARKQDHTTTVIISQFVPRHRWQNILHNQTNLRLQFRLSWRQHIIVSTYSYHLKK